The Faecalibacter bovis genome includes the window CTTTAGGAACTAAATCACCTTTTTTGTAGTTAGAAGCTACAGTAGAGAATACTAAAATTAAGATTACAAAAGATAATAACATCGATGCTACATTCTTTGTAATAGAGAAATCTAATGGTTTCTCATTTGCTAAATACCCAGCCTCATCGAAAGAAATTGCACCGTTTGCATCTGTCTTGTACACTTTTTCGTGGTATAAAACATAGTGATTCCCGTTGCTTTCTACGATATCCTCTCCGTGGTGGAATTTAGATGACATGAAAACATTTAATCCGTTATCATCCCATAAAATAATTGGTAATGGAATAGAAACACTGTTGTCTCCTTCTCCCCATAAGTGCCACTCATGTGCATCACCAATGTGGTGCATAATTGTTGGTACAGGATTGAAAGTTTTGTCACCAGCTTTCACTTGAGCCATTTCCTCTGCTTTCGCTTGTTTTTCTTTCTGTACTAATTCACTGAACGTCTTAGCATCAGTCACAGTAGAAGCCGCATTTGCGAATCCGAATGTGAATAACATTAAAAACGTTAATAACGCTGAAAATTTCATGTATAATTCCTTTGTATCTAAATTGCGTGCAAAATTATAGTAAATTAACCACTTACCAAAGCGTAATGCTAAAAATCATTAAAACTTTTTTAACTCAAGTTTAATTAATCGTAGAAACACTAAAACTTCGATGAGCAAAATTACAAAATATGCCAATACCAAATGTAAAACATTTGATTTAATTTGCTCATTCACAACAATAAGTGCTAATACGATACCCATTTTAGCTACCATTCCACCCATGAAAGTGAACCCTACAAAATCAGGACTTTTAACTTTTACAAAGAATCCTAATTGTAAAATCATAAACGTAATTAATCCTAAAATAATATAGATTTTGTACACTATTGGCGGATTTTCGCTCAAGTTCATAGCTGATACAACTCCAAAATGAATTACACCTACAATAATTACTAACGCTATATATATTAATGTTAGTTTTATAAATTCTTTCCCCATAATCTACTCTTTTGGTAATTGGCGAATGACTGAAAATATTCCTCCAAAAACACCTACTAACGACATTGCGGCTGTCCAATAAGGTTGTTTGGTTTCCATTTTTCCATCTAACCAATATCCAATTCCGGCAAAGATAGCAATCGTTAACGCCATTTGAATTCCCATTCCAGAAAATTTCAAGAAATTATTCACGTTTTTTGTCTTAGGCTCTTGTTTCATAATTATTACGTAATTTTGCAAAAAATTATTTCTAGTGGTAAAGATAGGAAACATAGAGTTACCAGACTTCCCTTTGTTACTTGCTCCGATGGAGGATGTAAGTGATCCGCCATTCCGTCGTTTATGTAAGGAACATGGCGCAGATTTGATGTATACTGAGTTTATCTCGTCTGAAGGATTAATTCGTGACGCGATTAAGAGTCGTATGAAGTTGGATATTTTTGATTATGAAAGACCAATTGGTATTCAGATTTTTGGTGGTGATGAAGAAGCAATGGCGATGTCTGCTAAAATTGTGGAAACTGTCGAACCTGATTTAGTAGATATTAATTTTGGTTGTCCTGTAAAGAAAGTAGTTTGTAAAGGTGCTGGTGCTGGCGTATTAAAAGATATTGATTTGATGGTTAAATTAACAAAATCAGTAGTTGAAAGTACACATTTACCAGTTACAGTTAAAACTCGTTTAGGTTGGGATCATGATTCTATTAATATAGATGAAGTTGCACAACGTTTACAAGATACAGGAATCAAAGCCTTGGCAATTCACGGTCGTACTCGTGCACAGATGTACAAAGGACATTCGGATTGGTCGCACATTGCAAGAGTAAAAGCAAATCCAAATATTGAGATTCCAATTTTTGGAAATGGAGATATTGATTCGCCACAAAAAGCTGTAGAATACAAGGAAAAATACGGTGTTGATGGTGTGATGATTGGACGCGCTGCTATTGGTTATCCTTGGATTTTTAATCAGATTAAACATTACCGTGAAACGGGAGAATTGTTACCAGAACCTACCATTTACGAACGTATGGAAGCTGCTAAAAACCATCTTTTATGGGCTGTTGAATGGAAAGGTGAACGCACAGGAATTTTAGAAACTCGTATGCATTACACGAACTATTTCAAAGGTATTCCTAATTTTAAACCTTATCGTACGAAATTAGTTACACAAGATAATTTAATTGATATCGAAGCAACTTTTAAAGAAATTGAAGAAGAATTTATTCCTCAATTACTTAATAATATTTAAAATAAAAACCATCTCAATTGAGATGGTTTTTTATTTTTATATGTGAATTCCAATACCTCCAGCTTCACAAATCGGATTCGTGTGCCAATCTGCATCATCATCAAAAAGCATATCAAATTGATGCTCTTGATAAAATTCTAATTTATCTTCACTATCGGTATAAATAATTTTATCTGCAATTCCTAAAGTTGTAGCATCAGCAATTAAATCAGCATTTCGACCTTCTAATTTAGGTTCAATATTCATTCGTTTACAGTGTTCCAAATATTGTTCGTTACTTGTACGCACCGTCAAAATCCAAACATCATGTCCTTTTCTAATCATTCGCTGTGCTAACAGAAATAAAACTTCATCTGTTAAAGTATCATCATAATCGAAAGCCACTTTCAATTTATAATTTCCGTTTTGATCTATAAACATTATTTCTATTTTAATTCTTGTTTCGTTTTTAGGGCATATAAAGCAAAAGTACCTAGCCAGTGACTTCCCATGTAATCATCATTTGAAATGTTATTGAACGAATAATTAAAATGATGATCAGCCCAAGTGTTTAAATAATTTAATTCTGGTAATTTATGTGCAATTTGATACAAAGCGGTTGCACGACTAAAATTTAACCCATCCAAATGCACCAATTGTCCATCCGTACGATCAGAAACAATTCCTGGTTTTAATTCATGTTTTCTATCAAACAACTGTGGTAAAAATGCTTTTAACCACGTT containing:
- a CDS encoding AtpZ/AtpI family protein, encoding MKQEPKTKNVNNFLKFSGMGIQMALTIAIFAGIGYWLDGKMETKQPYWTAAMSLVGVFGGIFSVIRQLPKE
- the dusB gene encoding tRNA dihydrouridine synthase DusB, whose translation is MVKIGNIELPDFPLLLAPMEDVSDPPFRRLCKEHGADLMYTEFISSEGLIRDAIKSRMKLDIFDYERPIGIQIFGGDEEAMAMSAKIVETVEPDLVDINFGCPVKKVVCKGAGAGVLKDIDLMVKLTKSVVESTHLPVTVKTRLGWDHDSINIDEVAQRLQDTGIKALAIHGRTRAQMYKGHSDWSHIARVKANPNIEIPIFGNGDIDSPQKAVEYKEKYGVDGVMIGRAAIGYPWIFNQIKHYRETGELLPEPTIYERMEAAKNHLLWAVEWKGERTGILETRMHYTNYFKGIPNFKPYRTKLVTQDNLIDIEATFKEIEEEFIPQLLNNI